The genomic segment acataactttttaaaattctacaAAATTTTACATTGAATACAACTAGaaatttattaacttttataGAGTATATAAAAGTTTAGATTGAATATCTCTAGACTTTTAAacttcataaaaataattaaaagtctAGAACCAGTACATCCTATTAGGTAATTAATGCACAAGACGTTTATATACATACTTTATAGTACGATTATATTGTAACGCTCCAGATTTGAGACTATCTTCACTGTATCAAAACGAGTCTTTCTAGCATGTTTATTTCCTCGTTCATACACCCTAGGAAACATCTCATGGTTACTCATCTCAGAATTGTTCCAAGTCCATCACACTTAACTTTCGGGTTCTTATGTGACGAAATCCTGAAAAGAAGATACATATTCTTGAAATGTGTAGTACTTATAAAAATTTTTAAGCACTTCTCAAATTACACAGTCTCATATTTGAACAATTTTGAAATCTTTATCATTCTGGCGTGGATTGGCTAATTCATGTTTCCCGTGTATATGTACGAACATTAGCCATCgttttcaattattatttaagATAATCTTAAGAATGTGCGTGACTCAAAAAGATTTAACACTCAAAGAGATTATAAAGAACATGTGTtcattttgttatatatatataataaaaataataataataataataataataataattatgtaTGTAAACGAAGAGAGCAtactcaaaaaaatatttaatttataggcaaaaacttgtgtgagacggtctcaggagtcgtattttgtgagacggatctttatttagataatctatgaaaaaattattactttttattgtgaatatgagtagggttgacccgtctcacagattgtgatccgtgagacggtctaacaTGAGACATACTCCTCTAATTTATATTCAAAATTAATCGAAACTTGATTTTTTCGAACTTTTTCCAATTTCAAATTATTTCGTTGGATATTTCCAGAttaactttaatattttattagttcaatataataatatattaaataaatatatttcaaatttttattttaactttCCAAGAACATTTTTAACTATTCGATTAAGCGTTAAAATCCCGATAATAATGATAGCCATTTGCTTGCTTAATTTGTATGGACACTTTTTCTTCATCGTGGACCCCAAAAAGTCCCACTTCTCTATTTATTCTCTCACCAATTCTTCAGCAACTCTCGAGCCAAATCAAAAGTTTCTTCCATTCTCAAATTTCATcgggttccttttttatctggAAAGAAAGTATACTTCATATTTTTCTGCTATGGGTAATTACAGATTCAAATTATCAGACTTGATACCAAATTCCTGGCTCTACAAGCTCAAAGAGatgaacaaaacaagaaaaaaccAGCACAAAATCCAAAACAGAAAGCACACACCACCGTCATCTTTGTCATCATCATCAACTAGCGCAGGAGTTGCAGAGCCCCAACCCCACCAATCTGATCAAAGGAAATCCTATTACTTCACAAGGGACCTCAAGAACCAAAACTTGTCAGTAGAACCGCCGAGAAAGtcatccagaagaagaagaagaagcacCAAGAGGAGTCGGTCGCCACGGTCACGGAGGCTAGTTTCTTCGTCGGTTTCGGCCGGTTGCAGCTGCCGTGCAACTATAGAATCAGTATGGACTAAGACGCCGGAAGCCTACTCAAATTCTCTTCTAAGTCGAACTTCCACCTCCGACgacgactccatcttgcccgaATACGGCTCGGACCGCGGGCTGATGACCCCCGACACATTTGACGGCATGATTTCTTGGTCGAACTCCTGTAAATGCAGTGCTGACAACGACATGGAAATTTCCAACGGCAACGACAAGAGACCCTTCCAGAATGAATTTGGCGCGGTTTCAGAGCAGAACCGTCTCCCTCCAATCATCACGAGCAAAGAAGACCCGACCATGATTCACAGAACCTCAGCTGAATTTTCGGAGGAGAATGCGTATGGGTCCCTGTCTGTTAAAGTTGTCAAAGAAGACACTTTAACTTCCAATAGTTCCAAAGATCATTATCATCAGCCCAAGAAAAGTAGTGCGACTCATCCAATCCGACGATATTCACCTAATTCACCCTCACATGGCGTCAAACTCCGCACGAATTCTCCGCGAATCGCTAACCGGCGGATTAATCTTGGCCGTAAGAGCGTGAGTTCGAATTCAAGTCCGGGTTCACGGTGCAGCGTGGCGGAAAGTTTTGCTGTGATGAAATCCTCTAAAGATCCTGGGAGAGATTTCAGGGATTCAATGGTGGAGATGATCGTGGAGAATAATATCAGAGCCTCCAGCGATTTGGAAGAGCTTCTTGCTTGCTATCTGTTGTTGAATTCTAATGAATATCATGATCTCATCATCAACGTGTTCAAGCAAATTTGGTTTGATTTTCTCCATCTTCGTCTCATCAAGtaatttttcttcttttctttatCTTGGTGTTTAGAGGTCAATATGTAAATATCATataattatattgaataatttgtagCAGTtggaatatatataaatttaaagtaACAATtttcccatatatatatatatataaagttaaTTTCTTTTTGCCGTTTCCGACAGGTAAACTTGGGCATTAATATTGAacttgtacatgatttatttgatttgttAATGCATTCACcatttctttaatattttctgttttccaaataaattattctttagaTTGTTATCAGTAGACGGTAGGTCACGTTAATTATGTCATCTAAAATTGCAAAAAACATTTCACCATCTTTCAAAATAGCTAAAACCCCCATACATAAAATCATTTAACCTAAAACttcgtttatttttaaatttgtgACTGAAAAGCCCTATCAAAATTGACGAGTTAAAGCCATAtaaatgtgtgtgtatatatatatatatatatatatatatatatatatatatatatatatatatatctgtgtgtgtgtgtgttgtaaAATTTATATCTAAAATTGGTACGTAAAAATGTAATGAGCTAATATAATTACCTCTATATATAAAGTTCCCATCAATGTTTTTCCTTCCAAAATTTATCACATTAAATTCAATAATATGTCATGTATAGATGATGCCTGACCAAGAAAAAATAAGCATATATATCTTTTATagtactatatatatatttaaaaataaaataaaattatgctGATTACTTTAACTGTGGACGCAATTGATGTACACACATTAAAAAATTCTTTTGCTACAATTTTGTCCATACGGggatttttcctgcaaatttaTTGAAATCTAATAAGTCTATTAAATTCTTATATTATGGTTTCACCTATAAAAATTTATATCATACGGGGATCTTATCTTAGTACAATTTTAACATATATGACTTttgattcaaatttcaaaataaatgaAGTTTTTAGTTCATTAATTTGTTCCGTACTTTTTGACGAAAGAAACAATCTTTCCAACCATTCCTATCTGAATATTCCTTCTTTTTTGGATTTTATCTAAATATTCTAAAAGACAATTATATTAGCTTTTATTTTTGTTCTATACTTAATTTAGAAAATTTGGATTTCATaaatatttcgaaaatgttTGGATGATCAAAAGTTGAAAAAACGAgtttaatttgattttttttaaaaaatatttttgattttttcttaatattttaaattagagtGAAACGTGAATAATCAATTTGTGCACTAATATAATTAGCCTTTGCATAAAAACCAATATAAATTAAGATTTGAAATATAAGTGTAAATTTTTATtctcattttataaattttgcgTGTATGAAAAGAAGATATCCTTAAGGACAAGGTTCAATTTCAATATTATGCAATTTCTCCAAGTACTATATACATATTATATACATAATATTTGAGATTTAAGCATGCTTTGGTTGTACATATGCTTTTAAATGATAAGCTAAAGTATTGAGAAAAGCCTGTGATTGTGGAAAAGAGAAAAAAACATatgcataaaagaaaattttctatTGTGAAAAAAGATCGTGGAAGATTCAAAGTTGAATTGGTGCAAGTTTTATAGatgtaattttatttgaaatttgTGTACAAATAATAAAGTAGCCTTTTGGACTTTGTTGTACACTTTGTCTAAAAGCTAAATGAATGGTACAGACTCCATATATTTTTTACATTTTTGAATATCCAAAGTTAGTATCAtggtaaaaacttgtatgagacgatctcacgagtcatattttgtgatacagatctcttatttgggtcatccatgaaaaaatattactttttatgttaaaaatattactttttattgtgaatatcggtagggttgacccatctcacagataaaaattcatgcggctgtctcacaagagacatactcagtACCATtcattacacacacacacacacacacacacacacatatatatatataaaatgaaGAATTAATTAATTCAGGTTAACTATATAGATTAGAGTCTTATCGAGTTAGCTACTGTCCCAGTTATAATGAAATTTAAGATGGTATAATTATATGTCTTCAGATTTCAAATTTATAATCTTTTGAAGGCCCCGGGACCTAGATTCTGTGGGAATCCCCGTTTGTTCCTTGTCCACCAAAATATTTGAACTTCGTCATATCTCGCCACTTAATTTTCTGTTTTTTAAACATACTTTCCTGCTAATACTACACTTAAAATAGACATCCCTTGGAATAAAGATTAATTTTGTACATTCTCAAACAAGTTTaataaaatttgagaaattaCTTGTCCTTTTCCAGACAACGCACAAAAGATACATGTTGATGCGCAAtaaaatacttacatcctcgAGTTCCACTCACATTATTATACATCTTACATTTTTTACAAGATctattataaattatatttattgaaATGACATTAATGATCCCCTTCATGAATTAACATGAGTTATCTGTTATATTTCTTTTAGAAAATGACATTCAACAACAAACATTAGCTTTTGGATAAATGATAAACATtcaattctaaaatattataatagacATAGTCACATGTTCGATTTCCATGAGTTATAAGATGTAACTAATGTGATTTAGAGGCATATTGAATAGACTATGTCTGTTTTGTACAAGTATGTGTGACCAAGAAGAACCAGCTTTAACTCACCCGGCCACCCATATGTATAGATGACTTATATTCTTCCAACTTGTACAATATCGGATGAACATTGAAAATGACGTTAGTTGCATTAGTgtagtttcttttttttttttttttttacattttttcaATTTCGGGTTTTAATCCCTTAAGTTTTCTAATTTTGAtagattaatttttaattttcgatCATCTTGGTTCAATTGATGATATGTCAGATCTGACAAGTCAAATTTTTTGATGTCGCGTCAGCTTTTCTGGAGTCATGTCAATATTTATCACATTAAGACTTATACCAAAATAGCTGAAATTAAAATTCAGTGTACTAAAACAAACTTTAAAAAACTTAATGAACCAAAATCCAAAAATCAAACAAATTAGTAGACAAAAACAACTAATTTCTCTAGTTCAAATTATCCCAATACTCTACATTAGTGATCTCTCTACACGAatattgcaatttttttttttggtattcTTTCCCCCATCCATGCCTACCAAACATTATGATCGATCATTGGGAATACAATATTTGGTTCTATTTTAATCATGATCTCCCCACTAGAGTTAATTGTTGGAACTCATGAATAAATGCAAAATTACAAATTGAATGCTGAAATTACCCAAGAAGCAAGGTATTCACAAAGTAAGAAATCTTGGAGGTGGTGTTTGTAGATTTGAGTGGGGTACTTGATGGAAACTAGTCAACTCTATTACATATATCCACCGCTTTCCCAAACATTAAAACACAAAACATATTTAGTGTTGTCGAGTGGAATCAAAGAATCCCATGTCATCCTGATAATGCTAATTACATATAAGTCTAAATTAGTTTATATATAATGCTTTTTGTCCCTTAAATCTTAAAAAAGATTATTCTTCTTCAATTATTGTAGTACTCTCTATCACACACAGTAAGAATTGTCAAAGTATAATGATTGTTTTGCTCCAAATAATTTAATACAGATGCCCCTATAAATTTTCATATTAAAAAACCCCTTAATTAATTAAGAGTGAGGTTTTGAAATAAATTGTACTTTGtccatgatcttgaattgtATTCTTTTTAAGTAGTGGTTATGTCTGTAGTTAAAAGCTGAGCCAAGTTGCATGGAGGAGCATTTATGGTAGCACCATCCAGCTTAATTCACTGAATGATAAGAGAGATTGGGTGATGTACCCATTTCCTAACTACCAATAATAATAACTAGTCAATCTCCACATTATAATAATTGAAAAAACCAAAGTTACTTTGtgctaaaaaaataaagttcTAGTCTAAATTTGTGAtgttaaaaatataattcatgAGAAAACTTCAATGTTCAGGTACCACTCCACTAGCAGAAAAAGTTCACTTCTAGAGAAGGTCACCTGATTTTCTGGCAAAATTTGGTGAGTATCATCTCCTTGGTTCACCGTAATGGTCGCGAGGACATCGTGGAGTTTATTGTTCCAATTTCATGCAAATTTCATGAAATGGTCGGGATtatgtttaaaaatttaaaaaaaattagaaattctgtaaaatatttaatgagaaATATTAAGATGTTCCATTCTGTGACGGCCAAAAAATTGGTGATATTTCATTAAAAAAGATATTATCGGCCTAGAACTTGGCCTGGACAGCTGCCATTGCACAGTTTGGGATTCTGCTGGAATTCGTCATGCATTACGCTATAAGAAATCATCAATCACAATAAACACGCACTCATCTCGGTAAGGAATTTCAGGGATATATTTGTAGTATTAAAACATATCTAAAAATGATTGTACGTGCTAGGGAAATTCAGGTGCTGGATTCACTGGACACAAATTAATGAAGAAGAGTTAGCTCAAAGTTAGAAGCCCAGCTGCCCTGTATGAGTTTCACGTTCACTTAAAGTTCTGGACTCTTCCTGGTAAGGATTGCCACAACTTTTAGGTTAAACTCTAAAAGTGGATTTGTCATAAAAACAAAACCTTTATTACGAATGTGTAACATTCTACATGTTTGGTGCATGCCCAACGTTGGCACGTCTAGCGAACTGAAGCAACTTTTTAAGGTTCGAACTCGAATATTACACCACACGACAaataaaaaacaacaaaaaatcaTCACACTGAGAATCTTAATGGGAATATCAGTATATCACCATTTGAATTCCCTCGTCCGGCTTTCCCAGCCACGGCTCCTTCCACCACGATCAACTGGCTCATGGTAaccgatatgctcgatcgccccCACGGTCTTGAATGAGCGCCGCCTGCTCATCTCCTCCACCAGTGTTTGATGCAACAGTTGGCTACGCATATTCATCACTGATTCGGCCCTCAGCATTTTCTGCCGGTGCTTTGAGCTACAATCCACCTCATTATATGTGTTCCAGTTTCTGGCCCTACTCCCAGCTTCTGGGCAAAATCTTGTGCTTTTTTGGGCCTTTTTGTGAGAGATTGATATATGATCATCCTCATTTTCTGAGCAGTACTTTATATTTGAGTAGTTGTAAGAGTAAGATGAGCTGTGAGAGCTGGCATCATCATGACATTTCGACTCCTCTGCATTAAGATGACATCTAGAAGTCAGATAAACGAATATAACTTGTAAGCTAAAGGAATGGAAGCAAATGAAATTGCCATGCCTTTAAGCCAATCATGGAGTGCGCTTGTTGTCTCATATTGGAAGGGAGGAAGACCTGGCAGGGAGACCTGGGAGGAAGATTGGGATGAGGACAAGTAAAAAGGATGGAGGGGAGTGCTATTTTCGTCACAATCATCATTATAATCGAAACTATGCTGCTCATGGATTTGAGCTGAGATGGAATCTTTCCAGGATGGGACCAACGCAGAAATTTCTTTATCAATCATATCAGCAATCTCAAATGGCTCCCAATCAGTTATCTCTAATTCCTTTACCATTTCCATGGCAACGTCCAATGGAGTGTCGCTTGTAGTGTCGAACGGGAAGTGTATATCTTTAGCCAGACCTGTGAAATTCATGCCACAAAGTAGTGTTAACTTGGGAAGTATAATTCAAGGTGATTAAGCGGAATCTAAAGTTTTAATCAGAAACAGTGCAATATACCATCTTTATCCGAAATCTGTACATTGAGAAATATGGTATCATCTGCGGAATTCATAGTCCCCTCGATCGTCATGTCATTGTTCTTCGTGCCAACACCCGATGGCTGTTTCGGATCCTGGGCTTTTCCGCTCATTGAAACCTTCTGAGCAGGAATCTTTATGGCTGGAAGTTCCTCTTCCTCTTCAGTTGAAAGAAAGGGATCCTTTAAAAGTTGGCTCGCAGATGGTCTATCGGGAGCTTTCTCCAAGCATCTCCCAACAAATCTCCGAGCTTCCTCATCTTCAATCTGATAAAATGCACTGGGCAGCTTTCCCTATTTCCACAAGGCATAACATGAAGTCATGCGAGCTACCgacaaattgaaaattttatcaAATCATAGCTTACCGAAGTGACTTTCTTGTAAATTTGAGCAGGGTTGGAGCACTCGCTGTATGGATAATCAGAAGTAAGCATTTCAAGTACACATAGACCGAAAGAGTAAACGTCAACCAGCTCATCATAGTCCTCTTCATATAATTCTGGTGCCATAAACTCAGGTGTACCTGAtggttttcataaaaatcatattatatatTAGTATAATTTCTTCACCAATTTAAGTTTCACTTTAAGTATAAATTGTAACGAGAAAAGAAGGAAAGAATTGCCTATGACACTGTGGGCATGGTTTGATCCTTTTAGTATGGCGGCGAGCCCCAGATCACCAATCTTAACCTGGCCAAGATGTCCAT from the Primulina eburnea isolate SZY01 chromosome 3, ASM2296580v1, whole genome shotgun sequence genome contains:
- the LOC140828217 gene encoding transcription repressor OFP1-like — its product is MGNYRFKLSDLIPNSWLYKLKEMNKTRKNQHKIQNRKHTPPSSLSSSSTSAGVAEPQPHQSDQRKSYYFTRDLKNQNLSVEPPRKSSRRRRRSTKRSRSPRSRRLVSSSVSAGCSCRATIESVWTKTPEAYSNSLLSRTSTSDDDSILPEYGSDRGLMTPDTFDGMISWSNSCKCSADNDMEISNGNDKRPFQNEFGAVSEQNRLPPIITSKEDPTMIHRTSAEFSEENAYGSLSVKVVKEDTLTSNSSKDHYHQPKKSSATHPIRRYSPNSPSHGVKLRTNSPRIANRRINLGRKSVSSNSSPGSRCSVAESFAVMKSSKDPGRDFRDSMVEMIVENNIRASSDLEELLACYLLLNSNEYHDLIINVFKQIWFDFLHLRLIK
- the LOC140826262 gene encoding probable serine/threonine-protein kinase WNK5; protein product: MYKVRVLVEEENMKLCYVEMDPSERYGRFKDVLGKGAMKTVYRGFDEFLGIEVAWNQVKLDNVSKSPEELQRLYSEVHLLKNLNHNSIMKFCASWIDVDRRTFNFITEMFTSGSLREYRKRYKRVNIHAIKDWARQILEGLEYLHSHDPPVIHRDLKCDNIFVNGHLGQVKIGDLGLAAILKGSNHAHSVIGTPEFMAPELYEEDYDELVDVYSFGLCVLEMLTSDYPYSECSNPAQIYKKVTSGKLPSAFYQIEDEEARRFVGRCLEKAPDRPSASQLLKDPFLSTEEEEELPAIKIPAQKVSMSGKAQDPKQPSGVGTKNNDMTIEGTMNSADDTIFLNVQISDKDGLAKDIHFPFDTTSDTPLDVAMEMVKELEITDWEPFEIADMIDKEISALVPSWKDSISAQIHEQHSFDYNDDCDENSTPLHPFYLSSSQSSSQVSLPGLPPFQYETTSALHDWLKEESKCHDDASSHSSSYSYNYSNIKYCSENEDDHISISHKKAQKSTRFCPEAGSRARNWNTYNEVDCSSKHRQKMLRAESVMNMRSQLLHQTLVEEMSRRRSFKTVGAIEHIGYHEPVDRGGRSRGWESRTREFKW